A single Desertibacillus haloalkaliphilus DNA region contains:
- a CDS encoding aminotransferase class I/II-fold pyridoxal phosphate-dependent enzyme has translation AKVVAVDSDDNGMLPDDLESKLKKHNPKRIYVVPTFSNPAGRVWSLERRKQLINLVHKYKVVVFEDDPYGELQFTEDEVYQPLASLDDGTHVMYTSTFSKTAVPALRTGWIVGPYQVIRMMAQAKQANDLHSNSLSQQALYQLCTHYDL, from the coding sequence AAGCAAAGGTTGTAGCTGTTGACTCAGACGATAACGGGATGCTTCCAGATGATTTAGAGAGTAAATTAAAGAAACATAATCCAAAGCGTATTTATGTAGTACCGACTTTTTCAAACCCGGCTGGACGTGTTTGGTCGCTTGAGAGACGCAAACAGTTAATTAACCTTGTACATAAGTACAAAGTTGTGGTGTTTGAGGATGATCCATATGGTGAACTTCAATTTACGGAAGATGAAGTGTATCAGCCATTGGCTTCTTTAGATGATGGAACACATGTTATGTATACTAGTACGTTTTCGAAGACAGCTGTACCTGCTTTACGTACCGGTTGGATTGTCGGACCATATCAAGTAATACGTATGATGGCTCAGGCAAAACAAGCAAATGATTTACATTCGAATTCATTGTCCCAACAAGCTTTATATCAATTATGTACACATTATGATCT